The Paraflavitalea devenefica DNA segment ACTAATGGCCTTTGATCCTTTTACCCTGGAAAAGAAAGCAGACATTGCCCTGCTGGAAAACAAAAACCCTGCCTTGAAGGGTCAGTTCCCGGAAGAAAGAAGGTTCTACCTGTTCAATGATGACGACCAGCAGGTATACTTTACAGCCAATGATGGCAGCAAATGGCAATTGAATACCACTACCCTGCTGGCAACGCCCACCCATTACGATCCGGAGAAAGCACCGCAGGACGCTGCTGTACAACAGGTAGAAAAGCTTCAACAACAGAACCGTGCCGCACAGGACTCCTTGTATAAAAATGAATATCCGGCCACCTTATATGCCAAAGGGCAGATCACGGAACAGGAATACCGCTGCCGGATGACCTTGTATGCGAGCCAGCAGAAGGATCTGTACAAACAACGGGATAGTTTGAATGATGTACTATCGGCCCTGCGCTCCCGGGCATTCCATGAACGGCAAAGGCAATCTGCCATCCGTAACCTGCAACGCGCAAGGCCATCCTATGCACAAACAAAGACGAACCAGGATACTATGGTCGGTAAATGGTATGGTTTGTATGCAGTGGAGGAATGGGATAAATTATACAACCGGGTGCAACATCAGTCCACCTATGATGAGACAGCCCGGGGCCAGCTATACCTCAGCACCTATACCCCTTCCCGCAATGGCGACCTGCTGATCGAAAAAGAACAGGCTACCCTATTATCCCCCTCTTCTTATTTCCTGCATGGCGGTTTTCTGCTGGATAAAACAACAGCCATGCCTATACGGCTTGCCGACCCGCGTGGTTACCTGGTGGTTTATAAAGATAAGATCGGCCGGGAAGGAAAGATAGTATTGAGCCGACTGAATGAGCAGGGAAAACCAGGCTGGACCTTTGCAACCGGACTTACAGAATGGATTGACTGGCGCTATACCGGAAAACAGTTGTTCATCCTGGGAGCAGATAACCGGGAGCTGAGCGGCACCCAGGCCAATGCACTCTTCTGTATAGACCTGACCACCGGCAAGGCCAACAGGTATGATTATTTTACTGACCGGAAATAATCATAATGTTGTAAAGTTGTCAGGCTTCCACTCCTGCACAGGAAAGCAGTGCTGTAAGACAGTCCGCGACTCTGTTTATAATTCTTTCTTCATGAGCCAGTCTGTTTGCGGATCATTGCCCAGGACGAAGATGTGCTGACCGAATTTCCGGAATCCCCATTTGGTATAAAAATCAATAGCCCGCTGGTTGTTCTCCCATACACCGAGCCATACTACTGCTTTCTTTTTCTCCCGGGCAATGGCCAGGCATTGTTGCATTAAGGCGGTGCCTACTCCTTTGCCGATGGTATGGGTAACTGCATAAATACGGCCAATTTCTATAGCAGGTGTTTCTCCCAGTTCAGGTGGATTGAGTGATTCACGCATACAGGCATACCCCACCACTTCTTCGCCTTGCATCGCCAGTAAAAAGATCGCGGAGGGGGCTGTTACTTCGGCCATCAATTTTTCGCGGGAGAACTGTTCATGCATGAACTTGTCCATATCCTCCTGCTTATTGTCGGCAGCAAAGGAATCGTAGAACGTTTGCCGGCTCAGGTCGGCAATCAATCCGGCATCCGCCGGTGTGGCAAACCTGATGGAAAGGGTACTCATAAACTGATCACCATGGCGCTGGCGCCTCCTCCTCCATTACAGATACCCGCAGCTCCATAACGGCCCTTATTTTGTTTGAGCACATTGATGAGGGTAATAATGATACGGGCCCCGCTGGCGCCCAGGGGGTGACCCAGACTTACTGCCCCGCCATGTACATTTACTTTGGCAGGATCGAGCTTCATGCGGCGTGTATTTTCAATGCCTACTACCGAGAAGGCTTCATTGAGTTCAAAATAATCTATCTGCTCCATGCCAAGACCAGCTTTGGCTACGGCCTTTGGCAAGGCAATGGCTGGCGTAGTGGTAAACCATTCCGGCGCCTGTTCAGCATCGGCATAGGATACGATCTTAGCCAATGGCTTTAATCCCAGCTCATCTGCTTTTTCCTTGCTCATCAATACCAGCGCCGCAGCACCGTCATTCATAGTAGAGGCATTGGCAGCAGTAACAGTACCGTCTTTCTGAAAAGCAGGCTTCAACTCAGGGATCTTATCAAATTTTACATTGAAGGGCTCTTCATCTTTGGCAAATAAAACAGGGTCGCCCTTGCGTTGCGGAATAGCTACCGGTACTGTCTCCTCATTGAATTTACCGGCGGTCCAGGCAGCCTGGCTGCGTTTATAGCTTTCTATGGCAAAGGCATCCTGCTCTTCGCGACTGATGCCACATTCCTTAGCACACAGTTCTGCCGCATTACCCATGGCTTTGCCATCATATACATCGGTAAGACCATCTTTGGCCAGGCCATCAATGAGCCCCGCATTGCCATATTTATTACCCCAGCGCATTTGCTCCACATAGAAAGGAACATTGCTCATACTTTCCATACCACCGGCTACCACAATATCTGCATCGCCCAGGGCAATACTTTGGGCGGCCATGGCAATAGACTTCATACCACTGGCGCAAACTTTATTAACAGTAGTACAATTCACTTCATTGGGCAGTCCGGCAAACTTAGCTGCCTGGCGGGCGGGCGCCTGTCCCAGGTTGGCCTGGATCACACATCCCATGTACACGTCCTGCACCTGTTCGGGTTTAATACCTGCCTTTTCCACGGCCGCTTTGATGGCAATTGCCCCTAACTGAGTGGCGCTGAAATCTTTAAGACCACCTCCAAAACTTCCGATAGGAGTACGTACAGCAGAGATAATATATACTTCGCGTTTGTTCATATAGCTGATCTTTTTAATAGAAATTGGTGAAGAATAAGGCTCAAACGGATGCAAAGATAACGATTGTTAGTTTAGTATCAACTCATACCGCTGTTCTGTTACCGGCCTGTTGAAAAGAGCTTCAGAGGGTTTTTCTTCTGCCAGCACAAAACCATGTCGTTTATACAAAGCGACAGCGGCGGGCAGTTCATTGATCGTCCACAGGTAAGAAGAAGTATAACCGGCCTGTTGCAGGAACTCCATGTACAATTCCATGAGCCTCTTCCCCAGCCCTATGCCCCGGTAGTCGGGGTGCAGGATAAAATAGCGCAACTGTGCTGCCGTGCCGCGGTGCATGAGCAGCAGGAAACCTACGATCTTATCCCGGTGCTCACAAACCCATACACGGTCTCGGGCAGGATCATACTGGTGATAAAATTCCAGCAGCCCTTCCGCCACATAACTTTCGAAAGCAATGCCCAACCGGTATTCCCGGCTGTATAGATAGCCATGCAGGTAAGTCACGTACCCTATATCACCAGGCTGTAAAGTGGTGCGGATATGAATGTCGCTGAGTTGAAGTGCAGGTTCCATATAATAATACTTATAGCATAAAGATAACGGTAACCGGTTGCGCCAGCCACCCGATACTTGCGATGTTGCAGAATATACCCAATAATGCAGGCATAGGCGTTTGCCGGTCATTGTATGGCATAAGAATTATGACTTCATTATAAACACAAGTGATATAAAAAAGAAACATTGCCATTAACAAGGCGCTATAATATTTCTTTCCCATCCGTCCCTTTTATATATGAGAAAGCTGATCACGTAACATGATCAGCTTTTCTTTTTATAGGTAAGCACGGACTAAAATCATTGTCGCAAGGCATCAAACTCTGCCGGCGTAGCCCCTTCTATGTACTCTTTGAACTGACGTATATCTCGTTCCACGATCTTTGCAAAAGCCGGGTTCAATATCTTAGCAATTGCCACGCCAATATCGCCTGCGGGTGGACGATAGGTGATGATTACCCGTACTTCTGTTCCTTCCTCTACATCCCTGAACTCTACCTTGCCTGCATTTTCAATAGCCGAACCGGCAATGGATTGCCAGCCGATCAATACGCCATATTCATCTTTTACGATCTCTGCATTCCAGCGTATCCTACCCAGGTTGGCGGGAATAATAGCTTCCCAGCGGGAATGTACCGGGTCTACTTCCCGTACACTGGTCAGGTGATGCATAAAGACAGGCAGGTTTTCCAGTTTGCGCCAGAAGCGATACACTTCATGGCGGGGTTTGTTTACAACCAGTGTAGTACGCACATTGATGGCGGGCGTACGCCGTACATTCCTGGTTTTGCCCAGGGCCGTATAGCCCGGACAATTACCTGAAGCGCCCCGGTATAACAGGAATCCGCCCAGCATGCCTTGCAACAGACTTTTTACCGGGTGTCTGGTAAAATGACGCACCCCATGACTAATCAGGACTACCCCTGTGGTGGCCGACAGCAACCGCTCGGGCCAGCTCACATTGATCACATTATTGCTTTTTATGGAATTGGGCAAAACCGGATCATCCAGCCAGCCCGTCATTGGATTATAGTCTTTCATAATGCTTTTTGGGGTAATTGGTTACCAAAATCCTGCCGGACAGTCAACCAATTATTTACCGGCAGTTATGGGGAATATGAGCAACAATTTGATACAGAAAGGATAACTATTGTTTTATCACCGGAATTTGTGGAAATTGAGTCGAATAGCATCATTGTTGGTTTATGCAGCGTATATTTTTCCTGTTCCTTTTTATAGCGTCCTTCAGTTATGGCCAGTCAGGCAGGGGCACGGCATCCGCTATGGCCACTACCCTGCTCTCGGGCCAGGACAGTGCCATGCATTTGTTCGAGCAGGCGCTGGAGCTGATGCAACGTAACGCGCTCCGCAAAGATGTAGACTGGGATTCGTTGGTAGTAGCAGCCCGCGGGCAGTTGTCTGAAGCTACTTCTATCCAGGATGCACATGCTGTGATCAACCAATGCCTGCAACGGGTGCAGGGCGCCCATAGTTTTGTAATGCCTTCCCGGCATGCAGCCCTGTACCATAATGATACGGCCCGGCTTAAACGCACCCCTGTATTGAAAGAACTGGTAGGCGCTATAGAATACAATATGGAAGATCAGGGCATTGGCTATATTGCCGTACCCTGGGTGAGCACTTCCGATCCCCTTGTTTGTACCCTGATTGCTGATAGCCTGCAATCACTTATTGGCCGGCTGGCGGCACAAGGTGCTACCCGCTGGATTATTGACCTGC contains these protein-coding regions:
- a CDS encoding PA2928 family protein: MRISRVFVGGFLFVALLVVGFILLLRSCLARYDERTALAPVLYFEKNGKAVLFSLVQYDKTNNYSSRGGITSKSVSSSYFIQQNDPVSGVRTAEEKVKHHSDIKYHPVETMGASKELAWVFIGELMAFDPFTLEKKADIALLENKNPALKGQFPEERRFYLFNDDDQQVYFTANDGSKWQLNTTTLLATPTHYDPEKAPQDAAVQQVEKLQQQNRAAQDSLYKNEYPATLYAKGQITEQEYRCRMTLYASQQKDLYKQRDSLNDVLSALRSRAFHERQRQSAIRNLQRARPSYAQTKTNQDTMVGKWYGLYAVEEWDKLYNRVQHQSTYDETARGQLYLSTYTPSRNGDLLIEKEQATLLSPSSYFLHGGFLLDKTTAMPIRLADPRGYLVVYKDKIGREGKIVLSRLNEQGKPGWTFATGLTEWIDWRYTGKQLFILGADNRELSGTQANALFCIDLTTGKANRYDYFTDRK
- a CDS encoding GNAT family N-acetyltransferase, whose protein sequence is MSTLSIRFATPADAGLIADLSRQTFYDSFAADNKQEDMDKFMHEQFSREKLMAEVTAPSAIFLLAMQGEEVVGYACMRESLNPPELGETPAIEIGRIYAVTHTIGKGVGTALMQQCLAIAREKKKAVVWLGVWENNQRAIDFYTKWGFRKFGQHIFVLGNDPQTDWLMKKEL
- a CDS encoding acetyl-CoA C-acyltransferase, whose translation is MNKREVYIISAVRTPIGSFGGGLKDFSATQLGAIAIKAAVEKAGIKPEQVQDVYMGCVIQANLGQAPARQAAKFAGLPNEVNCTTVNKVCASGMKSIAMAAQSIALGDADIVVAGGMESMSNVPFYVEQMRWGNKYGNAGLIDGLAKDGLTDVYDGKAMGNAAELCAKECGISREEQDAFAIESYKRSQAAWTAGKFNEETVPVAIPQRKGDPVLFAKDEEPFNVKFDKIPELKPAFQKDGTVTAANASTMNDGAAALVLMSKEKADELGLKPLAKIVSYADAEQAPEWFTTTPAIALPKAVAKAGLGMEQIDYFELNEAFSVVGIENTRRMKLDPAKVNVHGGAVSLGHPLGASGARIIITLINVLKQNKGRYGAAGICNGGGGASAMVISL
- a CDS encoding GNAT family N-acetyltransferase — translated: MEPALQLSDIHIRTTLQPGDIGYVTYLHGYLYSREYRLGIAFESYVAEGLLEFYHQYDPARDRVWVCEHRDKIVGFLLLMHRGTAAQLRYFILHPDYRGIGLGKRLMELYMEFLQQAGYTSSYLWTINELPAAVALYKRHGFVLAEEKPSEALFNRPVTEQRYELILN
- a CDS encoding SRPBCC family protein, with protein sequence MKDYNPMTGWLDDPVLPNSIKSNNVINVSWPERLLSATTGVVLISHGVRHFTRHPVKSLLQGMLGGFLLYRGASGNCPGYTALGKTRNVRRTPAINVRTTLVVNKPRHEVYRFWRKLENLPVFMHHLTSVREVDPVHSRWEAIIPANLGRIRWNAEIVKDEYGVLIGWQSIAGSAIENAGKVEFRDVEEGTEVRVIITYRPPAGDIGVAIAKILNPAFAKIVERDIRQFKEYIEGATPAEFDALRQ
- a CDS encoding S41 family peptidase; its protein translation is MQRIFFLFLFIASFSYGQSGRGTASAMATTLLSGQDSAMHLFEQALELMQRNALRKDVDWDSLVVAARGQLSEATSIQDAHAVINQCLQRVQGAHSFVMPSRHAALYHNDTARLKRTPVLKELVGAIEYNMEDQGIGYIAVPWVSTSDPLVCTLIADSLQSLIGRLAAQGATRWIIDLRKNSGGNCWPMLAGIGPLLGNGVCGYFVRDARVTSIRYQDGVALHNNTPMCKTSKSVTLADHQRQQMVVLTGPKTSSSGEILALAFKGMPHARLMGEPTAGLTTANTTYDLYDGSTLVLTICREADRHGNICEGRIVPHDIIKPDPLHKEEDVVKNNALMWLQSL